The following are from one region of the Phormidium sp. PBR-2020 genome:
- the ruvA gene encoding Holliday junction branch migration protein RuvA: protein MFSYLKGLLVGVQMAVPQRPLLTLEVNGVGYEMQVTPRFARELPRTQEEVQVFVDLQLRDDRLLLFGFATAAERDLFRQLIRASGVGAQLAMALLSTLALEDLVQAIVSGNHKMLSQTPGVGKKTAERISLELRETLGQWREQANLQVVATVGLGGALLEDVEMTLLALGYTPQEVVSALNAVSSDMQFGDRGNAEAWIKEAISWLSREVAD from the coding sequence ATGTTTAGTTATCTTAAGGGTTTGTTGGTCGGTGTTCAGATGGCGGTTCCTCAACGTCCTCTGTTGACGCTAGAGGTGAATGGCGTCGGCTATGAGATGCAGGTTACGCCACGATTCGCGCGGGAACTCCCCAGAACTCAGGAGGAGGTCCAGGTGTTTGTGGATTTGCAATTGCGTGATGACCGTCTGTTGCTCTTTGGCTTTGCAACAGCGGCGGAACGGGATCTATTTCGTCAGTTAATTCGGGCCAGTGGCGTGGGGGCCCAGTTGGCGATGGCCTTGTTGAGTACCTTAGCGTTAGAGGATTTGGTGCAGGCGATCGTCTCGGGGAATCATAAGATGCTTTCGCAAACCCCCGGAGTTGGCAAGAAAACCGCCGAACGCATTTCCCTGGAATTACGAGAAACCCTCGGTCAATGGCGAGAACAGGCTAATTTACAAGTCGTCGCCACGGTTGGGTTAGGGGGAGCGTTACTCGAAGATGTGGAGATGACGTTGTTGGCGTTGGGATATACCCCCCAGGAAGTGGTCTCGGCGTTGAATGCGGTGTCAAGTGATATGCAGTTTGGCGATCGTGGGAACGCCGAAGCTTGGATTAAGGAGGCCATTTCTTGGCTTTCGCGGGAGGTCGCTGACTAG
- a CDS encoding transposase, whose translation MSPHPNQNAENTDYDGPWKEALEIYFQDFMEFFFPEAYESIDWSRGYEFLDKEFQKIIRDAELGKRLADKLVRVWLKDQQAALVLIHLEIQSQYEADFTERMFVYNYRIFDSYRLPVATLVVLADNRPNWTPQEFSYQLWGSETQFRFPSVKLLDYQSQWEQLEQETNPFAVMVMAHLKSQATRQQPNERLKWKLEVTKSLYRRGYSRQDILELFRLVNWLMNLPEELERSFNTEIANYEEDQKMPYITPLERFAQEKGLEQGLEQGALRRSREAVFEILTARFTAVPNSLTEGVNQLDDVQPLKALLVQAATLPSLEAFEEALQQLLSDSDSD comes from the coding sequence ATGTCTCCGCATCCTAATCAAAACGCAGAAAACACCGATTATGACGGTCCTTGGAAAGAAGCCTTAGAAATCTACTTTCAAGACTTTATGGAGTTTTTCTTTCCCGAAGCCTATGAAAGTATTGATTGGTCTCGGGGCTATGAATTTCTTGACAAAGAGTTTCAGAAAATCATTCGAGATGCCGAACTGGGAAAACGCCTCGCCGACAAACTGGTGAGAGTTTGGCTTAAAGACCAGCAGGCGGCGTTGGTTCTCATCCACCTGGAAATCCAGAGTCAGTATGAAGCCGACTTCACCGAGCGAATGTTTGTCTACAACTATCGAATTTTTGATTCCTATCGATTACCCGTGGCCACCCTGGTTGTCCTCGCCGATAACCGACCGAATTGGACTCCCCAAGAATTTAGCTACCAGCTTTGGGGAAGCGAAACTCAATTCCGGTTTCCCAGTGTCAAACTCCTCGACTATCAATCCCAGTGGGAGCAACTCGAACAGGAAACAAATCCCTTTGCTGTGATGGTGATGGCTCACTTAAAAAGCCAAGCGACCCGACAGCAGCCCAACGAACGGCTAAAATGGAAGCTTGAGGTAACCAAAAGCCTATATCGTCGGGGTTACAGCCGCCAAGACATCCTTGAACTCTTCCGACTGGTGAATTGGCTGATGAATCTCCCCGAAGAACTCGAACGCTCATTCAACACCGAAATTGCCAATTACGAGGAGGACCAGAAAATGCCCTACATCACTCCCCTAGAACGCTTTGCACAAGAAAAAGGACTCGAACAAGGACTCGAACAGGGCGCCTTACGTCGCAGTCGTGAGGCGGTGTTCGAGATCTTGACGGCTCGATTTACCGCCGTTCCCAATTCCCTGACTGAAGGGGTGAATCAATTGGATGATGTTCAACCTCTGAAAGCACTTCTAGTTCAGGCGGCGACGCTTCCTTCCCTTGAAGCCTTTGAGGAAGCATTGCAGCAATTACTCTCAGACTCGGATAGTGATTAA
- a CDS encoding Uma2 family endonuclease has protein sequence MVQTPVQAITLDSFLAQPETKPASEYIEGHIIQKPMPQCKHSSIQGDLTACINASLRKAKIARAFPELRVTFSGRSLVPDIVVITWDKIPRDETGSVTNGILFPPPWMIEILSPKQSQNLLTGKILHCLDSGTQLGWIIDPDSLTVLSYQSGQQPQFFENPTDTLPVPDFAKDLTITIEDLQEFMMD, from the coding sequence ATGGTTCAAACTCCAGTTCAAGCCATCACCCTGGACAGCTTCCTCGCCCAACCCGAAACCAAGCCAGCGAGTGAATATATCGAGGGACACATTATTCAGAAGCCCATGCCACAGTGTAAGCATAGTAGTATTCAGGGTGATTTAACCGCTTGTATAAATGCCAGCTTGCGGAAAGCCAAAATTGCCCGAGCCTTCCCAGAACTAAGAGTAACCTTTTCGGGACGCTCGCTCGTCCCCGATATTGTTGTCATCACTTGGGATAAAATTCCTCGGGATGAAACGGGGTCAGTCACTAACGGAATTTTATTTCCTCCCCCTTGGATGATTGAAATTCTTTCCCCCAAGCAATCTCAAAATCTCCTCACAGGTAAAATTTTGCACTGTTTAGATTCTGGCACCCAGTTAGGCTGGATTATCGACCCGGATAGTTTAACGGTTCTCAGCTATCAATCGGGACAGCAGCCCCAATTTTTTGAGAATCCAACCGACACCTTACCGGTTCCTGATTTTGCTAAAGACCTGACTATTACGATTGAAGATTTACAAGAATTTATGATGGATTAA
- the priA gene encoding primosomal protein N' gives MIVAQPIAPYHLTPTPPPYVEVLVDCPGSEKLFTYAIPEGLEVEPGDILSVPFGSQQVGAIAIRFLATPPREIEVTRIKAVDDIITRGFFPPNYWQLLEQVAEYYYTPLMQVIRVALPPGLLQRSQRRIRLNPEAIPPGAEQFLNPIARRVLDILENGKSDHYSATYLQQKIPGASRGIKDLVQRGYAESYLETPRPAQPKLKQAVILLDVSPVIYTELTKRQKEVLIILQRHGGELWLTDLLQIARTTRPTISNLERRDCLVVEGREVLRREVGASVAADADKDLTPAQSQALQQILQQSDYCEMLLHGVTGSGKTEVYLQAIAPILAQQKSVLILVPEISLTPQLTDRFRARFGDRVFVYHSALSDGERFDTWRQMLTGEPQVVIGTRSAIFCPLPRLGLIVLDEEHDSSFKQDRPAPTYHGRTVAKWRAELENCPLILGSATPSLATWLDCRQTHPQRHYLSLPERVESRPMPPIEIIDLRGELKRGNRSIFSLALQQELRRLQETGKQGILFIHRRGHSSFVSCRSCGYVIECPHCDVSLSYHHTHEGANQLLRCHYCGYTRQHPQNCPECSSPYLKFFGSGTQRVMQELARNFPELNAIRFDSDTTRNKGAHRALLTRFAQGEAQLLVGTQMLTKGLDLPSVSLVGIVAADGLLNLSDYWAGERAFQTLTQVAGRAGRGDDPGRVILQTYTPEHPVVQAVQRYDYAEFVEAELEQREALDYPPYGRLVLLRLSGLDAELVEATAMQMGEMLQLPLDASGGYEVLGPVPAAVLRVSDRYRWQILLKFPSQDRVDLQPQLQRLRDICPPKVRLAVDVDPLHFG, from the coding sequence GTGATTGTCGCTCAACCGATCGCCCCCTATCATCTAACCCCCACGCCACCCCCCTACGTGGAAGTTCTCGTGGACTGTCCGGGGTCGGAAAAACTGTTTACGTACGCCATTCCTGAGGGATTAGAGGTCGAACCTGGGGATATTCTCAGCGTTCCCTTTGGTTCGCAACAGGTGGGGGCGATCGCCATCCGCTTTCTCGCAACTCCTCCCCGAGAAATCGAGGTGACACGCATCAAAGCCGTTGACGATATCATCACCCGAGGCTTCTTTCCCCCTAACTATTGGCAACTCCTCGAACAGGTGGCAGAGTACTACTACACGCCCCTGATGCAAGTAATTCGCGTCGCCCTTCCCCCCGGACTTCTGCAACGCTCCCAACGCCGCATTCGCCTCAACCCCGAGGCGATTCCCCCTGGAGCCGAACAGTTCCTTAATCCCATCGCTCGCCGGGTTCTCGATATCCTTGAGAATGGGAAATCTGATCACTATAGCGCCACCTATCTACAGCAGAAAATTCCTGGGGCCAGTCGAGGAATTAAGGATTTGGTGCAACGAGGCTACGCCGAGAGTTACCTTGAAACCCCCCGGCCCGCCCAACCGAAACTGAAACAGGCGGTGATTCTTCTCGATGTTTCTCCTGTTATCTATACGGAACTGACCAAACGTCAGAAAGAAGTGCTCATTATCCTACAACGTCATGGGGGAGAACTCTGGCTGACGGACTTGTTGCAAATTGCTCGTACGACTCGCCCAACGATTAGTAATTTAGAACGTCGCGATTGTCTAGTGGTCGAGGGACGGGAAGTGTTGCGGCGAGAGGTAGGGGCCAGTGTTGCGGCTGATGCGGACAAAGACCTGACTCCGGCACAATCTCAGGCGTTGCAGCAGATTTTGCAACAGTCTGACTATTGTGAGATGTTGTTGCATGGCGTCACGGGGTCTGGGAAAACTGAAGTCTATTTGCAGGCGATCGCCCCCATTTTGGCTCAACAAAAATCCGTCCTGATTCTCGTCCCTGAAATTAGCCTAACTCCCCAACTGACTGATCGCTTCCGGGCCCGGTTCGGCGATCGCGTGTTCGTCTATCACAGCGCCCTATCCGATGGTGAACGGTTCGATACCTGGCGACAGATGCTCACAGGAGAGCCGCAAGTGGTCATTGGAACCCGATCCGCCATTTTCTGCCCCCTACCCCGTCTTGGGCTAATTGTGCTGGACGAGGAACATGATAGTAGTTTCAAACAAGACCGTCCCGCCCCCACCTATCATGGGCGAACGGTGGCAAAATGGCGGGCTGAATTAGAAAATTGCCCCTTAATTTTAGGCTCAGCCACCCCATCCTTAGCCACCTGGTTAGATTGTCGGCAAACGCATCCCCAACGACACTATCTTTCCCTCCCAGAACGAGTTGAATCTCGCCCCATGCCCCCCATTGAAATTATCGATCTCCGGGGGGAACTAAAACGGGGCAATCGCTCCATTTTCAGCCTCGCCCTGCAACAAGAACTACGGAGATTACAAGAGACCGGCAAACAGGGGATTTTGTTTATCCACCGGCGCGGACATAGTAGTTTTGTCTCCTGTCGCAGTTGCGGCTATGTCATCGAATGTCCCCATTGTGATGTCTCTCTTTCCTATCATCATACCCATGAAGGGGCGAATCAATTGTTACGCTGTCACTACTGCGGCTACACTCGCCAACATCCCCAGAATTGTCCTGAATGTAGTTCCCCCTACCTCAAGTTTTTTGGCAGTGGAACCCAACGAGTCATGCAGGAACTTGCTCGCAATTTTCCTGAGTTAAATGCCATTCGTTTTGATAGTGACACCACCCGAAATAAGGGCGCACATCGGGCATTGTTAACTCGTTTTGCTCAGGGAGAGGCTCAGTTATTAGTGGGAACGCAGATGTTAACCAAGGGGTTAGATTTACCGTCGGTGTCTTTGGTGGGAATTGTCGCCGCTGATGGACTGTTGAATCTCTCAGATTATTGGGCCGGGGAACGGGCCTTTCAAACCTTAACCCAGGTGGCGGGCCGGGCCGGACGAGGCGACGACCCTGGACGGGTGATTCTGCAAACCTATACGCCGGAACACCCCGTGGTGCAAGCGGTTCAGCGTTATGATTATGCTGAATTTGTTGAGGCGGAGTTAGAACAGCGGGAGGCGTTGGATTATCCGCCTTATGGCCGGTTAGTGTTGTTACGTCTGAGTGGGTTGGATGCGGAGTTAGTCGAAGCGACGGCGATGCAGATGGGGGAGATGTTGCAACTCCCGTTGGATGCGTCGGGGGGGTATGAGGTGCTTGGGCCAGTTCCGGCGGCGGTGTTGCGGGTGTCAGACCGCTATCGTTGGCAGATTTTGTTGAAGTTCCCCAGTCAGGACCGGGTGGACTTACAACCTCAGTTGCAACGGTTGCGAGATATCTGTCCGCCAAAGGTTCGCTTGGCGGTGGATGTTGACCCGTTGCATTTTGGTTGA
- a CDS encoding peptidoglycan-binding protein: MESVSSPLFKELLADIYRFWDDETEPSLDSRYHPLAVVFEKTEQPHLAAIFYQISQGYVPKAVVNRLSVVKLPPRLYGLILQPEAGSQFPKADPSTLTPPPSNSIANPPEVDIPEEIVVESETEDFSIGEEVVIPATTENASPEDSSLDQEEVIAPTTENTSPEDSSLDQEEVIAPTTEEPPANVKPAPPEPTLPPKTALKRMMLRGKVSLDLISSLEYAIPKTSKSEWLEMTDALGATTAMTQGIYTHQIARLYTLKSIVLPSFFPEFLVWLHQSKDSQSHYAASLELQQKIYKELSKTSYDFTAISKQLQRGICVIIYNLVNNPTVLPESCLFFTSSTGLWSSQYRKSLYPKLENDLDLMHRYVYGQNNLPFHATEYPEWYFILRELIVIRRDSKVKKKEYLPLAKLFEEAKTPKLAAFFYQISKGGVSKPLFTKVSSHQWGEKLFGIKIKRQICFDDFINIIFFETVNIGGIQMTRLTAAFVFLMFFLMGGIGGLIVSANSTEKVLEERTNEFRDELNQREKEIASWQTFWLHVNRTEPALEQLQEELRFNLDMFIRRRPQRLPAYVHRDAVFIHFLKEILATDEVPYDAIQYTLIFQDKEHGDTFIQAVKAYQNRNGLPPDGIIDPEGATSQQLAADIREKLR; the protein is encoded by the coding sequence TTGGAGTCCGTCTCTTCACCACTGTTCAAAGAACTATTAGCCGACATCTACCGATTTTGGGATGACGAAACTGAGCCAAGCCTGGACTCCCGCTATCACCCCTTAGCCGTTGTCTTCGAGAAAACCGAACAACCTCATCTCGCCGCAATTTTCTATCAAATTTCCCAAGGCTACGTTCCCAAAGCCGTCGTCAATCGCCTATCGGTGGTGAAACTCCCTCCCCGACTCTATGGCCTCATTCTCCAACCTGAAGCCGGTTCGCAGTTCCCAAAAGCCGACCCATCTACCCTAACCCCGCCTCCCTCCAACTCCATTGCAAATCCTCCCGAAGTGGACATCCCCGAGGAGATTGTTGTTGAATCGGAAACCGAGGACTTTTCCATTGGCGAAGAGGTGGTGATTCCAGCTACAACCGAGAACGCTTCTCCCGAGGATTCTTCCCTTGACCAAGAGGAGGTGATTGCACCGACAACCGAGAACACTTCTCCCGAGGATTCTTCCCTTGACCAAGAGGAGGTGATTGCACCGACAACCGAGGAACCCCCTGCGAACGTCAAACCTGCACCACCGGAACCCACGCTTCCCCCCAAAACCGCTCTTAAACGAATGATGCTGCGAGGGAAAGTCAGCCTCGACCTCATCAGTTCTTTAGAGTATGCAATTCCTAAAACATCTAAGTCAGAATGGCTTGAGATGACCGATGCGTTAGGTGCCACAACCGCCATGACGCAAGGAATATACACCCATCAAATAGCTCGTCTCTATACCCTCAAATCTATCGTCCTCCCCAGTTTTTTCCCGGAGTTTTTGGTCTGGCTCCATCAGTCGAAAGATTCCCAAAGTCACTATGCAGCATCGTTAGAGTTACAGCAAAAAATATACAAAGAACTATCCAAAACATCTTATGATTTTACTGCGATTAGCAAACAACTCCAGCGAGGAATCTGTGTCATTATTTATAATCTTGTCAATAACCCAACCGTTCTCCCTGAATCCTGTCTATTTTTTACTTCTTCCACTGGCTTATGGTCGAGTCAGTATCGCAAGTCTCTTTATCCTAAGCTAGAAAATGACTTAGACTTGATGCATCGATATGTTTATGGACAGAACAATTTACCATTCCATGCGACTGAATACCCAGAATGGTATTTTATTTTGAGGGAACTCATTGTAATTCGCCGAGATTCCAAGGTTAAAAAAAAGGAATATTTGCCATTAGCCAAGTTGTTTGAGGAGGCAAAAACTCCCAAACTAGCCGCATTTTTCTATCAAATATCAAAAGGAGGAGTTTCTAAGCCTTTGTTTACGAAGGTGTCAAGTCATCAATGGGGAGAAAAGCTGTTTGGCATCAAAATAAAGCGACAAATCTGTTTTGATGATTTTATTAACATTATTTTTTTTGAAACCGTCAATATCGGAGGAATTCAGATGACTCGTTTAACAGCAGCTTTTGTCTTTTTAATGTTTTTCTTGATGGGAGGTATTGGGGGTTTGATTGTTTCTGCAAACTCCACTGAGAAAGTACTTGAGGAAAGAACTAACGAATTTCGAGATGAACTCAATCAAAGGGAAAAAGAAATAGCGTCTTGGCAAACTTTTTGGTTGCATGTTAATAGAACGGAACCAGCTTTAGAACAGTTACAAGAGGAACTACGTTTCAATCTTGATATGTTTATTCGTCGCCGTCCTCAGAGGCTACCTGCATACGTCCATAGAGATGCAGTTTTTATTCACTTCTTGAAAGAGATTTTAGCCACAGATGAAGTTCCATATGATGCTATTCAATACACCCTTATATTTCAAGACAAAGAACATGGAGATACATTTATTCAAGCCGTGAAAGCCTACCAGAATAGAAATGGACTACCACCAGATGGAATTATTGACCCTGAAGGAGCAACAAGTCAGCAATTAGCAGCAGATATCCGAGAAAAACTACGGTAA
- a CDS encoding VWA domain-containing protein: MGRPQIENDRVKLRVQVTDDNDRPVMQLQEEQFEVLVDGDPITVDNWRSPEESQPPPAWIVVLLDYTGSMNQKDTGGQTRIASAIAATRRFLSETRDRGGDTRVAILPFGVGGGTCEGHDVTREGISQRFFSPGDVRQENLLSYLESETPCASTDIYGPVNEAVRLLANRDDERFYLPEDSSEPDPRLSVILLSDGYHNRPNGERDFENLMTLLNRENHITVHTLGYGYTQEQLGQMFDLGRPATIDDVQTSNNPDNPVPAELFVEEEPLQQMSEATGGIAEFSGNEDDISQALRLFLDALLGEYELSYQETADRGEIRQVQVQVDVNNEEVVSEKQSYTVPVFGRSLPLGTRLTMTGFLLILLGFGGVLPFYLWGQKLKRDAEEDF, encoded by the coding sequence ATGGGTCGTCCCCAGATTGAAAATGACCGGGTAAAACTGCGAGTTCAGGTCACTGATGACAACGACCGTCCCGTGATGCAGCTTCAGGAGGAGCAGTTTGAGGTTTTAGTCGATGGAGACCCCATCACCGTTGACAACTGGCGCAGTCCGGAAGAAAGCCAACCCCCACCCGCTTGGATTGTGGTCTTGCTGGACTATACCGGGAGTATGAACCAAAAAGATACAGGGGGACAAACTCGCATCGCCAGCGCCATCGCGGCGACTCGTCGCTTTTTGTCGGAAACTCGCGATCGCGGTGGTGATACGCGAGTGGCGATTCTTCCCTTTGGCGTTGGGGGAGGAACCTGTGAGGGCCATGACGTGACACGGGAGGGAATCAGTCAGCGGTTTTTCTCTCCCGGAGATGTGCGACAGGAGAATTTATTAAGCTATTTGGAATCGGAAACTCCTTGCGCTTCGACAGATATTTATGGTCCGGTGAATGAGGCGGTGCGTCTATTAGCGAACCGCGATGATGAACGATTTTATCTCCCGGAAGACTCGTCAGAGCCTGACCCTCGCTTATCCGTGATTCTCCTCTCCGATGGCTACCACAATCGACCCAATGGAGAACGGGATTTTGAGAATTTGATGACCCTCCTCAATCGGGAGAATCATATTACGGTTCATACGTTGGGGTATGGCTATACCCAAGAACAGTTAGGACAAATGTTTGACTTGGGACGACCCGCGACCATTGATGATGTTCAGACCTCTAATAATCCAGATAACCCCGTTCCAGCGGAATTGTTTGTTGAGGAGGAACCCTTACAGCAAATGTCTGAGGCGACGGGAGGAATTGCTGAATTTTCGGGGAATGAGGATGATATTTCGCAGGCCTTGCGCTTATTCCTGGATGCGCTTCTCGGTGAGTATGAACTAAGTTATCAGGAAACTGCTGACCGGGGTGAAATTCGTCAAGTGCAGGTTCAAGTTGATGTCAATAATGAGGAGGTAGTGAGTGAGAAACAGTCTTATACGGTTCCCGTTTTTGGGCGATCGCTCCCCCTCGGAACTCGCCTAACTATGACGGGATTTCTCTTAATTCTCTTAGGATTCGGTGGCGTGTTACCCTTCTATCTCTGGGGTCAAAAACTGAAACGAGATGCTGAAGAGGATTTTTAG
- a CDS encoding DUF4101 domain-containing protein, with amino-acid sequence MNQSQYLSQWGITLMIFGLFGCDGPSPESPSPSVEESVIVPSSPVDCSVRSQGGLGNPQPLDFSELTVRKQGTITAEEDLVFVFQGEQGDRLSYEYDEEQLCLWVYAPNNDRISEGELTRTGQYMIQVSSRYPQGTYDLEIDLRNPILLTRQEEERVLQAINNYLEAKPQLFGPSLDRDAAVEVLTGDQYDKAMGSIQWLKRYRGYYDYHISKIDDSKNFQLEGNRAKIDVTITEHLTLYIKGEVDRSNSTASPNTNDYRIRLEKINRNWKISNIDSL; translated from the coding sequence ATGAATCAATCTCAATACCTATCTCAATGGGGAATCACCCTGATGATATTCGGATTATTCGGCTGTGATGGACCTTCTCCTGAATCCCCAAGTCCATCCGTTGAGGAATCTGTGATTGTTCCATCATCTCCAGTTGATTGTTCTGTGCGATCGCAGGGAGGATTAGGAAATCCCCAACCCCTAGACTTTTCCGAATTAACCGTCCGTAAACAGGGGACAATTACCGCCGAGGAAGATTTAGTGTTTGTTTTTCAAGGGGAACAAGGCGATCGCCTCAGTTACGAGTACGATGAGGAACAACTCTGTCTCTGGGTTTATGCACCCAATAATGATCGCATCTCCGAAGGAGAACTGACTCGAACCGGTCAATACATGATCCAAGTTTCTTCTCGCTATCCTCAAGGAACCTATGACCTTGAAATTGACCTACGGAATCCCATCTTGCTGACTCGTCAGGAAGAAGAGAGAGTTTTGCAAGCCATCAACAACTACTTAGAAGCCAAGCCACAGCTATTCGGTCCCTCCTTAGATCGGGACGCCGCAGTTGAGGTTTTAACGGGAGACCAATATGATAAGGCGATGGGATCTATTCAATGGCTGAAAAGGTATAGGGGCTATTATGACTATCATATCAGCAAAATCGACGATAGTAAAAATTTTCAACTCGAAGGAAACAGGGCTAAAATTGATGTTACTATAACGGAACACCTAACACTTTATATTAAGGGCGAAGTAGATCGAAGTAACAGTACAGCTAGCCCTAACACCAACGACTATCGCATTAGACTAGAAAAAATAAATAGAAATTGGAAAATAAGTAATATCGACAGTCTATAA
- a CDS encoding VWA domain-containing protein, whose protein sequence is MVRTSRWSSWFNRLPKPILFGLCGGLGCFAAAGILGEPWLALTRQPPSQETRPQALVLLIDTSGSMGGGRLEEVQAAASAFVSRQNLDRHDLALVEFNSQAQIIGDFNTGEAERLRAIANLRASGGTNFIAAFNLGESLLQQSDFTPNLLLFTDGVPNNPQAAAQRAEALRQQEINLFAIATGDADVAYLEHITGDRDRLVYADSGDLEDAFIAAEQLIYQQQLVESEATGDYGLLFGLLRIGVWTGFLALGTSLALMIGQNYHLRRRLLSSQEALYGGAGGFLAGLTGGAIAQLAFLPSANFPHLSWLARLLGWTVLGTLVGGGMSVFVPNLPLRNALLAGLLGGLLGAGGFLLLDLVASVIVGRLVGAWILGFCLGLAIALTETLLRQAMISIQWTPNESTTLTLGREPIHLGSSRQAHIYLPKVDTPAVKSKIITGDSCFIRFV, encoded by the coding sequence ATGGTTAGAACATCTCGATGGAGTTCCTGGTTCAACCGACTCCCAAAACCCATTTTATTCGGACTCTGCGGTGGACTCGGCTGTTTCGCCGCCGCCGGAATCCTAGGAGAACCCTGGCTGGCCCTCACCCGACAACCCCCCAGTCAAGAAACCCGTCCCCAAGCCCTCGTTTTGCTCATCGATACCTCCGGAAGTATGGGGGGAGGAAGACTCGAAGAAGTCCAAGCCGCCGCCAGCGCCTTTGTCAGTCGCCAAAATCTCGATCGCCACGACTTAGCCCTCGTGGAGTTTAACAGCCAAGCCCAGATTATCGGAGACTTCAACACAGGAGAAGCCGAACGTCTCAGAGCGATCGCCAACCTCCGAGCTTCAGGAGGAACCAACTTCATCGCCGCCTTCAATCTCGGAGAATCCCTCCTCCAACAGAGTGACTTTACCCCCAATCTGCTCCTATTCACCGACGGCGTTCCCAACAATCCCCAAGCCGCCGCTCAACGAGCCGAAGCCTTGCGCCAACAAGAGATTAACCTCTTCGCCATTGCAACAGGCGATGCTGACGTCGCCTATCTCGAACACATCACCGGCGATCGCGATCGCCTCGTCTACGCCGACTCAGGAGACCTCGAAGACGCCTTCATCGCCGCCGAACAACTCATCTACCAACAGCAACTCGTCGAATCCGAAGCCACCGGAGACTACGGCTTACTCTTTGGCCTGCTGCGCATCGGAGTTTGGACAGGATTTTTAGCCCTAGGAACCTCCCTCGCCCTGATGATCGGACAAAACTACCATCTCCGCCGTCGCCTCCTCTCCTCCCAAGAAGCCCTCTATGGCGGCGCTGGCGGCTTTCTCGCTGGCTTAACCGGGGGTGCGATCGCCCAACTGGCCTTTCTCCCGAGCGCCAACTTCCCGCACCTTTCCTGGCTGGCCCGTCTTCTCGGCTGGACTGTTCTCGGAACCCTCGTAGGTGGCGGAATGTCCGTCTTCGTTCCCAACCTCCCCCTTCGTAACGCCCTCCTCGCCGGACTCCTGGGGGGACTACTAGGCGCTGGAGGGTTTCTGCTGCTCGATCTCGTCGCCAGCGTCATTGTAGGCCGTTTAGTCGGAGCCTGGATTTTGGGATTTTGTCTGGGCCTGGCGATCGCCCTGACCGAAACCTTACTGCGCCAAGCCATGATTTCCATCCAATGGACTCCCAACGAATCCACCACCCTCACCCTAGGCCGAGAGCCGATTCACCTCGGAAGTTCCCGCCAAGCTCACATCTACCTTCCCAAAGTTGACACTCCCGCCGTTAAATCAAAGATTATAACGGGGGATTCTTGCTTCATCAGGTTTGTCTAG